From a single Calothrix sp. NIES-2098 genomic region:
- a CDS encoding methyl-accepting chemotaxis protein signaling domain, which translates to MATNRARKTTNNSKSSIDNNADEINTNYGTTDPQLQPLLAALKAARNGDFSVRLPVEDNGLGEIATVFNELVSFNQNFATEVSRLTTEIGKEGKLGAQVTLKGAGGSWQELLDNFNQMSANLAQQIKSINEVTLAVSQGNLAKQIKARNAGEFKQLTDNANQMISNLKSSIRQMADVAIAVASSSEELTAVSKEMTANAEQTAEQATAASASAEQVNQNTSTIVTAVEEMNASIREIAKTVANGAKVASEAVKTADRTNETIAKLGQSSIEIGKVIKVITAIAQQTNLLALNATIEAARAGDAGRGFAVVANEVKELAKQTANATEDISQRIEAIQSDTKGAVTAISQITNIINQINDLQSTIASAVEEQTATTNEIARNIAEAAQGTSDIAKNIGIVAINAQTTTIGASNTSQAATELARMAIDMQKVVSKFKY; encoded by the coding sequence ATGGCTACAAATCGGGCTAGGAAAACAACAAATAACTCTAAATCTTCTATAGATAATAATGCAGATGAAATAAATACAAATTACGGCACAACAGATCCACAACTGCAACCATTACTAGCAGCACTAAAAGCCGCTAGAAACGGTGACTTTAGCGTTCGTCTCCCAGTTGAGGACAATGGTTTGGGTGAAATCGCCACAGTTTTTAACGAATTAGTGAGTTTTAACCAAAACTTTGCTACTGAGGTAAGCCGCCTCACAACCGAAATCGGCAAAGAAGGAAAACTTGGTGCTCAAGTTACCCTCAAAGGCGCAGGAGGTTCTTGGCAAGAATTGCTGGACAATTTCAACCAAATGTCTGCTAACCTAGCACAGCAAATCAAAAGTATTAATGAAGTTACCTTAGCTGTTTCCCAAGGCAATTTAGCCAAACAAATCAAAGCCCGCAATGCTGGAGAATTTAAGCAACTCACCGATAATGCCAATCAGATGATTAGTAACCTCAAATCTTCCATCAGACAAATGGCAGATGTGGCGATCGCAGTTGCATCTTCTTCCGAAGAACTCACCGCAGTGAGTAAAGAAATGACCGCTAATGCCGAACAAACAGCCGAACAAGCAACTGCTGCATCCGCCTCAGCAGAACAGGTGAATCAAAACACCAGTACAATTGTCACTGCGGTGGAAGAAATGAATGCTAGCATTCGAGAAATTGCAAAAACCGTTGCTAACGGTGCAAAAGTTGCATCTGAAGCCGTAAAAACTGCCGATCGCACCAACGAAACAATTGCGAAACTCGGTCAAAGTAGCATAGAAATTGGCAAAGTCATCAAAGTTATTACGGCGATCGCCCAACAAACAAATTTGCTAGCCTTAAATGCTACGATTGAGGCAGCTAGAGCCGGAGACGCCGGTAGAGGATTTGCAGTTGTAGCCAATGAGGTTAAGGAACTCGCCAAACAAACAGCAAATGCTACCGAAGATATTAGCCAGCGCATAGAAGCAATTCAGTCCGATACCAAAGGTGCAGTTACCGCCATCTCTCAAATTACCAATATTATCAACCAAATTAACGACCTTCAAAGCACCATCGCCAGCGCAGTGGAAGAGCAAACGGCCACCACTAATGAAATCGCTCGCAATATAGCAGAAGCAGCGCAAGGAACCTCAGATATAGCTAAAAATATCGGGATCGTTGCTATTAATGCTCAAACTACGACAATTGGAGCCAGTAATACTTCACAGGCTGCCACAGAACTTGCCCGCATGGCTATAGATATGCAGAAAGTCGTCAGTAAGTTTAAATATTAG
- a CDS encoding CheW protein: MAEQQLCTFFLNKMFFGIDVQHVQEVIRPQAVTRVPLAPPDICGLINLRGQILTVIDLQQRLEIGESAMRSPEFNIVVSADGEVVSLLVDDVGDVLAFKDNELQPPPATLKGKMRQMLAGAYQLPQGFLLVLDTEKILNLA; encoded by the coding sequence GTGGCTGAACAACAACTTTGCACCTTTTTTCTCAATAAAATGTTCTTTGGCATTGATGTACAGCACGTGCAAGAAGTGATTCGCCCTCAAGCCGTGACTCGCGTACCCTTGGCTCCACCAGATATTTGTGGATTAATTAACCTCAGAGGACAAATTTTGACTGTCATTGATTTGCAACAGCGCTTAGAAATCGGAGAGTCAGCAATGCGATCGCCGGAATTTAATATTGTTGTATCTGCTGATGGTGAAGTAGTTAGCCTGCTTGTCGATGATGTCGGGGATGTCTTAGCGTTCAAAGATAACGAGCTGCAACCCCCACCAGCAACACTAAAAGGTAAAATGCGTCAAATGCTAGCCGGAGCTTATCAACTACCACAAGGGTTTTTACTAGTTCTAGATACCGAAAAAATCCTTAACCTGGCATAA
- a CDS encoding CheW-like domain protein gives MELAEIDDDIEAFLIESYENLDEIERDIIALEKAPPNGEVLVRIYRSLHTLKGNCGFLPFPKLEALAHAAESLLSRLRDRQLTVTPRIVSTLLQTIDTIRQILAEIKATRHEGDRNYPELIQALTQLQETEPVVVPFVEKDTEDSTLTTSESSIRVNVALLDRLMDLVGELVLTRNQAIAFAAKFQDSSFAATCQRLNLITADLQAGVMKTRLQPISHIWQKFPRAIRDLAIASGKQVQVEMEGLDTEIDKSIIEAIKDPLTHLVRNCIDHGIEFPAERSAKSKSTQGRIFLRAFHESGKVNLEIGDDGRGIDPAQLKQRAQQLGLLTPSQAASISDSQAIDLIFLPGFSTSEQITSLSGRGVGMDIVKSNIEKINGSIEIFSQQGEGTTFKIKMPLTLTIIPALLVTSGGDRYAIPQTSLQELVRLEAEAINSIEMLYDVPVYRLRGELVPLIYLNQALQIEDKIANLETLNLVIVQVENYRFGLVVDAIEDILDIVVKPLGKQLKTLSIFAGATILGDGKVGLIIDVAGLAKQAGVSEKYQQLINAITADIPEAESDRQMILLFTGPQNAPMGVPLTKAFRLEKIPASAIEKVANQYVAQFHSRILPLIDLHAIFGDRRELESLNETLEIAIVSANFEVNVGLVVERILDIVDEPLTIKGIPSRPGVLFCAVIQGQITEILDVEGVIQIANPYLLQGSDRG, from the coding sequence ATGGAGTTAGCAGAAATTGATGATGATATAGAAGCATTTCTCATTGAGAGCTATGAGAATCTGGATGAAATAGAACGCGATATTATTGCTTTAGAGAAAGCGCCTCCGAATGGAGAGGTGCTAGTGCGGATTTATCGCTCACTTCACACATTAAAAGGAAACTGTGGCTTTTTACCCTTTCCGAAGTTAGAAGCACTGGCTCATGCGGCGGAAAGCTTGCTCTCACGTTTGCGCGATCGCCAATTAACAGTCACGCCGAGGATAGTTAGTACTTTACTGCAAACCATTGATACCATCCGGCAAATCTTGGCAGAAATTAAGGCGACAAGACATGAGGGCGATCGCAATTATCCAGAACTGATTCAGGCTTTGACGCAGTTGCAGGAAACAGAACCTGTAGTTGTGCCATTTGTGGAAAAAGACACAGAAGACTCAACCCTCACAACCTCCGAATCTTCAATCCGCGTGAATGTGGCGCTTTTAGATCGGTTGATGGATTTGGTGGGCGAACTGGTGTTAACCCGCAACCAAGCGATCGCATTTGCCGCTAAGTTTCAAGATAGCTCTTTCGCCGCTACCTGCCAACGCTTGAACTTAATTACAGCCGATTTGCAAGCAGGAGTGATGAAAACTCGGCTACAACCAATTAGTCACATCTGGCAAAAATTCCCCCGCGCGATCCGAGATTTAGCGATCGCCTCTGGTAAACAAGTTCAAGTAGAAATGGAAGGGCTAGATACGGAAATAGACAAAAGTATTATTGAAGCCATTAAAGACCCCTTAACTCATTTAGTACGCAACTGTATCGATCATGGCATTGAATTTCCAGCCGAACGCAGTGCGAAGAGTAAATCAACCCAAGGACGGATCTTTCTGCGAGCTTTTCATGAAAGCGGCAAAGTTAATCTGGAAATTGGCGACGATGGCCGGGGGATCGATCCCGCCCAACTCAAACAACGAGCGCAGCAACTTGGTTTACTAACTCCTTCTCAAGCTGCAAGCATCAGCGACTCGCAAGCGATAGACTTAATTTTCTTACCTGGCTTCTCCACCTCAGAGCAAATCACTAGCCTTTCTGGGCGTGGGGTAGGTATGGATATTGTCAAGAGCAATATTGAAAAAATTAACGGTAGCATTGAAATTTTCAGTCAGCAGGGAGAAGGCACGACATTTAAAATTAAGATGCCGCTGACATTGACAATTATCCCTGCATTATTAGTTACGAGTGGCGGCGATCGCTATGCTATTCCGCAAACGAGTTTACAAGAACTAGTTCGCTTAGAAGCAGAGGCAATTAATAGTATTGAGATGCTTTACGATGTCCCCGTGTATCGCTTGCGGGGCGAACTTGTACCCTTGATCTACCTCAACCAAGCTTTGCAGATTGAAGATAAAATTGCTAACTTAGAAACCCTTAACTTGGTAATTGTCCAAGTTGAAAATTATCGATTTGGGCTAGTTGTGGATGCTATAGAAGATATCCTAGACATCGTTGTCAAACCGCTAGGAAAGCAGTTAAAAACTTTATCGATATTTGCCGGAGCTACAATTCTAGGAGATGGTAAAGTCGGATTAATTATTGATGTCGCAGGTTTAGCAAAGCAAGCTGGTGTGAGCGAGAAATACCAGCAATTGATCAATGCAATAACCGCAGATATCCCAGAAGCAGAAAGCGATCGCCAAATGATTTTACTATTTACCGGGCCGCAAAACGCGCCTATGGGTGTGCCGCTAACCAAAGCATTTCGGCTAGAAAAAATTCCCGCATCTGCTATAGAAAAAGTAGCTAACCAGTATGTAGCCCAGTTTCATAGCCGGATTTTACCTTTGATCGATCTGCACGCTATATTTGGCGATCGCCGAGAACTTGAGAGTCTAAACGAGACATTAGAAATTGCGATCGTTTCTGCCAACTTTGAAGTTAACGTGGGGCTAGTAGTCGAGCGCATTCTTGACATTGTAGACGAACCACTCACTATTAAAGGTATTCCTAGCAGACCAGGTGTACTTTTCTGTGCAGTCATTCAAGGACAAATCACCGAAATTCTAGACGTTGAGGGAGTGATTCAAATTGCCAACCCTTATTTATTGCAAGGGAGCGATCGTGGCTGA
- a CDS encoding CheC, inhibitor of MCP methylation has translation MNVTAEQLDALQELINIGVGRAASLLNEMVDSHIRLEIPFVKVLTAAQAYQELAIRFQDDCLAAVRLGFTGSFYGTAGLIFPTDSASTLVAVLTGEEPGSSDLDAVKIGTLSEIGNIVINGVMGSIGNVLKQHMNYTLPVYLEDRIENLLTDTNVSQSQILLAQARFTIEQLELIGDIILVFELDTFDALIQVINREMGVM, from the coding sequence ATGAATGTGACAGCAGAACAACTAGATGCTCTACAAGAGTTGATTAATATTGGAGTTGGTCGAGCCGCTAGTTTACTTAATGAGATGGTAGACTCTCACATTCGTCTAGAAATTCCGTTTGTGAAAGTGTTAACAGCTGCACAGGCCTATCAAGAATTAGCGATCAGATTTCAAGATGATTGTCTAGCAGCTGTCAGGCTAGGTTTTACAGGATCTTTTTATGGCACAGCTGGCTTAATCTTTCCAACTGATAGCGCATCAACATTAGTTGCAGTTCTGACTGGAGAAGAGCCAGGTTCGAGTGACTTGGATGCTGTAAAAATTGGCACATTAAGTGAAATTGGCAATATTGTCATTAATGGAGTGATGGGTTCTATTGGTAATGTGCTAAAACAGCATATGAACTATACATTACCCGTTTATTTAGAAGATAGAATTGAAAATCTATTGACAGATACAAATGTCAGCCAATCACAAATTTTACTGGCACAAGCTAGATTTACAATTGAGCAATTAGAACTGATTGGAGATATTATTTTAGTTTTTGAGTTAGATACATTTGATGCCTTAATTCAGGTGATTAATCGCGAGATGGGAGTTATGTAA
- a CDS encoding multi-sensor hybrid histidine kinase — translation MDKVEQAQQQFGLLDKITLGAFVLQSDYIVLFWNSCLEQWTKIPRSKILGVSILEYFPHLEEPRYANRLYQIFQGGPPTIFSSQLHKYVIPIPLTQGKHRIQHTTVTAVTATDGDEFYALFSIQDVTDLTFRVQEYKNLRDQALAVAEERQRAQEAAEAANRIKDEFLAIVSHELRSPLNPILGWAKLLKKRSLNEAATLRAVETIERNAEVQAQLIDDLLDISRILRGKLALSLETVNLATIIESALDTVRLAAEAKSIEIHLNLNSTVGQVKGDSSRLQQIVWNLLSNAIKFTPEGGRVEVHLKQIDSQVEIQVKDTGKGISPHFLPHVFEYFRQADSSITRRSGGLGLGLAIVRQLVELHGGRVWAESLGEEKGATFTVSLPALQKTRKLAQRDRDIYDDSHSFSALQAPLGGVNVLVVDDDVDTREFLAFLLEQQGAIVTIASSAQEALTAIAQSKPDLLLSDLGMPDVDGYALIRKIRAMTVDGGGQIPAIALTAYAAETTQQQVFAAGFQMHIAKPADPSKLINAIAALVKA, via the coding sequence ATGGATAAAGTAGAACAAGCTCAACAACAATTTGGACTTTTAGACAAAATCACTTTAGGAGCTTTTGTTCTACAGTCAGACTATATTGTTTTATTTTGGAATAGTTGCTTAGAGCAATGGACTAAAATTCCTAGAAGTAAAATTTTGGGAGTCTCAATTCTAGAATATTTTCCACATTTAGAAGAACCTCGTTACGCTAACCGCCTGTACCAAATTTTTCAAGGCGGGCCGCCAACAATTTTTTCTTCTCAGTTGCATAAATATGTCATTCCCATACCCTTAACGCAAGGTAAACACCGCATTCAGCACACTACTGTAACCGCTGTAACCGCAACTGATGGAGATGAATTTTATGCCTTATTTTCTATTCAAGATGTCACTGATTTAACCTTCCGAGTTCAAGAATATAAAAACTTGCGAGATCAGGCTTTAGCGGTAGCAGAAGAACGCCAACGAGCACAAGAAGCTGCGGAAGCTGCGAACCGCATTAAAGATGAATTTCTTGCTATTGTCTCTCACGAATTGCGTTCTCCACTAAATCCAATTTTGGGTTGGGCAAAATTACTCAAAAAACGTTCGTTAAATGAAGCTGCAACTCTACGAGCTGTGGAAACTATCGAACGCAATGCGGAAGTTCAGGCTCAGTTAATTGATGATTTATTAGATATATCTCGCATTCTGAGAGGGAAGTTAGCACTAAGTTTAGAAACTGTGAATTTAGCGACTATTATTGAATCTGCCTTAGATACAGTTAGACTAGCAGCAGAAGCCAAGTCAATTGAAATTCATTTAAATTTAAACTCCACAGTTGGACAAGTAAAAGGTGATAGCAGCCGTCTCCAACAAATTGTTTGGAATCTCCTCTCGAATGCGATTAAATTTACACCTGAAGGTGGGCGAGTTGAAGTCCATTTAAAACAGATTGATTCTCAAGTAGAAATTCAAGTTAAAGATACTGGTAAGGGTATTAGTCCGCATTTTTTACCTCATGTTTTTGAATATTTTCGTCAAGCAGATAGTAGTATCACCAGAAGGTCTGGTGGATTAGGGCTAGGATTAGCGATTGTCCGCCAACTTGTAGAGTTACATGGCGGTAGAGTTTGGGCTGAAAGTCTGGGAGAAGAAAAAGGTGCAACATTTACAGTTTCTTTACCAGCACTGCAAAAAACGCGGAAATTAGCCCAAAGAGACAGAGATATATATGATGATTCTCATTCATTTTCTGCACTCCAAGCTCCTTTAGGAGGAGTTAATGTGCTAGTTGTAGACGATGATGTTGATACCAGAGAGTTTCTTGCCTTTTTGTTAGAACAGCAAGGAGCAATCGTCACGATCGCATCATCAGCCCAAGAAGCCTTAACTGCGATCGCGCAATCCAAGCCAGATTTATTGTTAAGCGATTTAGGTATGCCAGATGTAGATGGCTACGCCTTGATCCGTAAAATCCGCGCCATGACAGTCGATGGAGGCGGACAGATTCCGGCGATCGCCCTGACTGCTTACGCCGCCGAGACAACACAGCAACAAGTGTTTGCGGCTGGATTTCAAATGCATATTGCCAAACCCGCCGATCCCTCAAAATTGATCAATGCGATCGCTGCACTTGTCAAAGCATAA
- a CDS encoding monooxygenase FAD-binding protein: MHTATKIIIIGGGIGGAATAFALNRAGFDVTVYERTSELREVGAGIALWANATHVLKNFGLLEDAISVGNPITNYQFNSQAGKELVNINVDRFDLPVLGIHRADLHRLLWSNVPKEKLVLGQLFERYSHVGDKIQADFASGLTVDGDALIGADGLKSRVRTVLFGDNPPIYRNFTTWRSLTDCIPSGYNSSYIKEFFGSGKAFGFMMLGKNRMYWYAAAKAPEAQPDSALGRKRELEQMFQDWFPSIPELIAATDEANILKTDLYDRIPSRPWGKQNITLLGDAAHPMLPTLGQGACMALEDALVITKCLQAQSDPTSAFQQYESQRFARTKSIVEQSLRSSKMGELENRYAVALRNTFMKLMGTAINNSFHSIHAYRA, translated from the coding sequence ATGCACACAGCCACAAAAATCATCATAATTGGGGGAGGTATTGGCGGCGCAGCAACCGCCTTCGCCCTTAATCGCGCTGGCTTTGATGTCACTGTTTACGAACGCACTTCAGAATTGCGCGAAGTGGGTGCGGGAATTGCACTGTGGGCAAATGCTACCCATGTGTTAAAAAATTTCGGCTTATTAGAAGACGCGATTAGTGTAGGCAATCCTATCACTAATTATCAATTTAATTCGCAAGCTGGAAAAGAATTAGTCAACATCAATGTTGATAGATTCGATTTACCAGTTCTAGGAATTCATCGTGCTGATTTACACAGATTACTTTGGAGTAATGTCCCAAAAGAAAAGTTGGTTTTAGGGCAACTTTTCGAGCGATATTCTCATGTGGGAGACAAAATTCAAGCTGATTTCGCCTCTGGCTTGACGGTTGATGGCGATGCTTTAATTGGTGCTGATGGTCTAAAATCGCGGGTACGAACAGTACTATTTGGAGACAACCCACCCATTTATCGTAACTTTACCACCTGGCGCAGTTTAACAGATTGCATTCCCAGCGGCTACAATTCCAGCTATATCAAAGAGTTTTTTGGTTCGGGTAAAGCCTTTGGATTTATGATGCTGGGCAAAAATCGGATGTATTGGTACGCAGCAGCTAAAGCACCAGAAGCACAACCTGACTCAGCACTGGGACGCAAAAGAGAACTCGAACAAATGTTTCAAGACTGGTTTCCCTCAATTCCAGAATTGATTGCAGCGACAGATGAAGCCAATATCCTCAAAACAGATCTCTACGATCGCATCCCTTCACGCCCTTGGGGAAAGCAAAATATTACACTGCTAGGAGATGCTGCCCACCCCATGCTACCAACCTTAGGACAAGGCGCGTGCATGGCATTGGAAGACGCACTTGTAATTACCAAATGTTTACAAGCACAATCAGATCCCACATCTGCCTTTCAACAATACGAATCACAGCGATTTGCGCGAACTAAATCGATTGTCGAACAGTCCTTGCGATCTTCAAAAATGGGAGAATTAGAAAATCGTTATGCTGTAGCCTTACGCAACACATTTATGAAGCTCATGGGAACAGCAATTAATAATAGCTTTCACTCAATTCACGCCTACAGAGCTTAA
- a CDS encoding cobalamin biosynthesis precorrin-2 methyltransferase: MTAKGRLYGVGIGPGDPELLTLKALRLLQAAPVVAYQSATDKESIARKIIAPYLSGNQIEVLYHLPRALEPEKAQSIYDKEVEPIAAHLEAGRDVVVVCEGDPFFYGSFMYVFTRLSEKYETEVVPGVSSLMACPVALGVPFTYYNDILTVLPAPLPAEELTTQLLTTDAAAIMKLGRHFTKVRDILHQLGLASRALYIERATMAQQRIVPLDEVDPAEVPYFAMIVIPSKSRL; this comes from the coding sequence ATGACAGCTAAAGGTCGTCTCTATGGTGTTGGTATAGGCCCTGGCGATCCCGAACTTTTGACCCTGAAAGCGCTACGGCTATTGCAAGCTGCACCTGTAGTCGCCTATCAATCAGCAACAGATAAAGAAAGTATTGCTAGAAAAATCATCGCGCCATATCTTTCAGGCAATCAAATCGAGGTACTGTATCACCTCCCCCGTGCTTTAGAGCCAGAAAAAGCACAATCAATTTATGACAAAGAAGTTGAACCGATTGCCGCACATCTAGAAGCTGGACGGGATGTGGTAGTAGTTTGTGAAGGCGACCCATTTTTCTACGGCTCGTTTATGTATGTGTTTACACGCTTATCTGAAAAGTACGAAACAGAAGTTGTCCCTGGAGTCTCTTCCTTGATGGCTTGTCCGGTGGCTTTGGGCGTACCTTTCACCTACTACAACGATATTCTCACTGTTCTGCCTGCGCCGCTACCAGCCGAAGAACTCACCACACAACTATTAACCACCGATGCAGCCGCAATCATGAAATTGGGTCGTCACTTTACCAAGGTGCGTGATATTCTCCATCAATTAGGGTTAGCATCGCGGGCGCTGTATATTGAACGAGCAACGATGGCACAGCAAAGAATTGTACCCTTGGATGAAGTCGATCCGGCAGAAGTGCCTTATTTTGCGATGATTGTGATTCCGAGTAAGAGTAGATTATAG
- a CDS encoding precorrin-8X methylmutase CbiC/CobH, with amino-acid sequence MPDYIQDAKEIYRNSFSIIRSEANLEILPPDVAKVAVRLIHACGMTDIVADIGYSPTAVQSGRTALANGAPILCDCRMVAEGVTRRRLPANNQVICTLNNPEVPELAEKMATTRSAAALELWRTQLEGAVVAIGNAPTALFRLLEMLDEGCPKPAVILGFPVGFVGAAESKAALAADNRNVPFLTLHGRRGGSAIAAAAVNALATEEE; translated from the coding sequence ATGCCTGATTATATCCAAGATGCCAAGGAAATCTACCGTAATTCTTTCTCCATCATCCGGTCGGAAGCGAATCTAGAAATATTGCCACCTGATGTAGCAAAAGTTGCAGTTCGTCTAATTCATGCCTGTGGAATGACGGATATTGTAGCTGATATTGGATATTCACCAACAGCAGTGCAGTCTGGACGAACCGCATTGGCGAATGGTGCGCCCATTCTCTGCGATTGTCGGATGGTGGCTGAAGGTGTCACTAGGCGGCGATTACCTGCAAATAACCAAGTCATCTGTACTCTCAACAATCCAGAAGTCCCAGAACTGGCTGAGAAAATGGCTACTACTAGATCGGCTGCTGCCTTAGAATTATGGCGAACCCAGCTTGAAGGAGCAGTGGTGGCAATTGGGAATGCGCCCACTGCCCTATTTCGGCTGTTGGAAATGCTAGATGAAGGTTGCCCCAAACCTGCGGTAATCTTGGGTTTTCCCGTTGGATTTGTCGGTGCGGCAGAGTCAAAAGCCGCCCTAGCAGCAGATAACCGCAATGTACCATTTTTAACATTACATGGTCGGCGTGGCGGAAGTGCGATCGCCGCCGCCGCAGTTAACGCCCTAGCAACAGAGGAAGAATAA
- a CDS encoding precorrin-3B synthase, with product MLSGFTKCPGLFYATPAQDGILSRIRIPGGILNSKQCRAIADIAQEYGGGYVDVTNRANLQIREIHQRINAEVLQRLQELGLGSSNATVDQIRNIMTSPTAGIDPQELVDTRPFVQAWDNYITANSQLSALSAKFSVCFDGGGMISVSDRINDIVFAAVLVDENLYFRLYVSVGAKGQPAKDTGILLSLENCLPALAALADVYLAHIDTNSKHKLRLREVVNSLGCENYLQQVQQRLTFALSASPQKKGFIERKTTNYCHIGVHPQRQPSLFYLGVVLPLGRLETMQILGLAELAEKYGSGTLRLTPWQNVLLTDIPQKWVADVQREISALGLDCSVSNINSALVACSGKKGCAASATDTKVDALTLAEYLKTRVSLDSPVNLHFSGCAKSCAQHSKSDITLLGVNVEQDNGMVEGYRVYLGVDDNEQKFGREYELVTVAKLPALIERMLLVYKTQRLNLEETFREFVNRYEITQLKQLCDRSL from the coding sequence GTGTTGTCCGGTTTTACCAAATGTCCAGGCTTGTTTTACGCCACACCTGCCCAAGATGGTATTTTATCTCGCATTAGAATACCAGGTGGAATTTTAAATAGCAAGCAATGCCGCGCGATCGCAGATATAGCCCAAGAGTACGGTGGTGGCTATGTTGATGTCACTAACCGCGCTAATCTGCAAATTCGCGAAATTCATCAAAGAATTAATGCTGAGGTGTTACAGCGCCTACAAGAGTTAGGTTTGGGTTCTAGTAACGCCACTGTAGACCAAATCCGCAATATTATGACCAGCCCTACTGCTGGTATCGATCCTCAAGAATTGGTAGACACTCGTCCCTTTGTCCAAGCTTGGGACAATTACATCACAGCCAATTCTCAACTATCAGCACTGTCTGCCAAATTTAGCGTCTGCTTTGATGGTGGCGGGATGATTTCGGTAAGCGATCGCATCAATGATATCGTCTTTGCTGCTGTGTTAGTTGATGAGAATCTATACTTCCGGCTGTATGTGAGTGTCGGTGCAAAAGGTCAACCAGCCAAAGATACAGGAATTTTATTGTCATTAGAAAATTGCTTGCCAGCCTTAGCAGCTTTAGCTGATGTCTACCTAGCTCATATTGATACTAATAGTAAACACAAGCTGCGTCTGCGAGAGGTAGTAAATAGTTTGGGCTGTGAAAATTATCTTCAACAAGTCCAGCAGCGTCTAACTTTTGCCCTCTCTGCTTCACCACAAAAAAAGGGATTTATCGAGAGAAAAACTACTAATTATTGCCATATTGGCGTTCATCCGCAGCGTCAGCCCAGCTTATTTTATCTTGGCGTTGTCTTGCCTTTAGGGCGTTTAGAAACAATGCAGATATTAGGGTTAGCTGAGTTAGCAGAAAAATATGGTAGCGGTACTCTGAGGCTTACCCCTTGGCAAAATGTACTGCTGACAGATATTCCCCAAAAATGGGTTGCTGATGTACAACGTGAAATTTCTGCTTTGGGATTAGATTGTTCGGTTAGCAACATTAACAGCGCATTGGTTGCTTGTTCTGGTAAAAAAGGATGTGCTGCTTCTGCTACTGATACCAAGGTTGATGCTTTAACATTGGCAGAATATCTCAAAACTCGTGTTTCTTTAGATAGTCCTGTGAATCTCCACTTTAGCGGCTGCGCTAAATCCTGTGCCCAGCATAGCAAAAGTGATATCACCCTGCTTGGTGTCAACGTTGAGCAGGACAATGGAATGGTGGAAGGTTATCGGGTTTATTTAGGTGTTGATGACAACGAGCAAAAATTTGGTCGTGAATATGAATTGGTAACTGTTGCGAAGTTGCCAGCATTGATAGAACGGATGCTGCTAGTATATAAAACCCAACGCCTAAACCTGGAGGAGACTTTTAGGGAATTTGTGAATCGATATGAAATCACTCAATTAAAACAATTATGCGATCGCTCCCTCTGA